GGATTATCAACTTCTTCACTTGCTTCAGATGGTTGAGTGCTGTCCTGTTCTGTAGAATTAACGTTGTTATTTACAGCACTTAAAGAACTGCAAGTTGAGGAGTTTCTGCCTTCAATAGTAGAATCAACAGACAGTCTATTATTGGAGTTCGCAGAAATCGATGTACCAAGTGCTTTATGAGCCCAAGAACTTAGCGATCGTAATATTGCAACCATACAATTTAGTGAAGTCATCTTTAGAGCAAACTCTACTGGAAATAGGGATGTGTGGTTATTCTGAGCAAGCGATCCAACATTTGTGATAGACAAAAGAGGAAGCTGTAAAGTATTATAGGTAGCTGACGGTTTCTTTAGTTGTTCATCATAATAAGCTCTTTGGGATGGAGTTATTTCAACTTTCGTAAGTGCCAGTCTTGTTAAGTAATCCACAATCGTCTCCACTATGTTTGGCATGTTGGTATCACAATCATAATTCAAATAGAATTCAATCAAAGTCCTTGGATCATTGCATAACCGCTGAAGTACATTTAGGAAATACTTTTTTTGATGCGAGGTAGAGCTCTTCATGTCAGAGATAGTGAAATATATTTCTGTTAAAAAAACCGGtatctctcttttaaaCTCGGATCTTAGATTAGAGATTAATAACCACATAATCTCTAATGTTATTTCATATACTGGAATGATTGGCGATGCTCCATTTCTCGCAAGTGCAAGACATAAGTATTGCTTTATGCGATCAACAAGACTAATACTTGGTTTTCCAGGTAGCAAAACCGAATGTGAAAGAAAAACATCGATATGATCCCTGATAATTGAATGCATAATATGTAACGATAGCAGCTTAGACCTTACAGCATATGAGCGCATATCTAAGTTATCCTCAAGTGGCTTTACGGAAAGCATCGCCATGGCACGAAATACTAAAAAGGCATCTTTTGCCAATAGACTTTGCTCATCTAGAGAAGAGGAATCTTGTGGCTCATCATATGCATCCTGCTCTTCATTTAGATGTTCTAGGGTTTTAAGTGTTAAAGATTTATCGTTGCCTAACGATGAAGTTGTGGAGTCCGCTCTATTCTTTCTCGGGGTCGTTTGTGCTAAGGAAGACTGGTTAACAGAAGGTATATTGATCTTGTCAAACGTAGAGTTAACAATTTGTGTTAGAGTTGCTTGAGCAATACCTTGATTGGATGGACTTAGAGACAAAATAAAAATGTTGTAGATCTGCCGGACGGCTTTCAATAGTGTGGCTCCATGACAAGAATTTGTGGGTTCGTCGGTTAAAATACAATTTGCAAGGGCACGGACAATTTGCAACTCAACCTTGCTATCTGTCGCCTCCCCATCAAAACAATCCGTTATTGTATCCATGGCAGCATCCACTAATTTCATCCTTGGCGGTGGTGTAATCCCATTGTTTTGCATAATAACATTTTGATCATTGGATGCCATGGAATCAGGGGGATTCACCAACACAGATTCATCTAGGGCTTTGAAAGAAAACAGTTTTGACAAACAGTCAAGCGCTCTGACTTGAACATCAGGAATTTTTGTCCGGCAACATGCTCGCAATGCTTCAAATACTAACAGGGAATCTAAAAATTGCGGTTCGTCATTTGATTGGGTAATAGTCTCATTCAGCTTTTTTACTGTTTTTTCCACCAACTTTTCACGGGTACTTTGCTTTTGCATCGCCTTGTTTTTCAGTATTTCCTCTAGTGTTGCCTTCACAAATAAAATAGTAGATTTCACGCTTGATAGATTAACCGGTATTTTTGAGTTTCTCCTTTCATCTACTAGCTGGTTGCTATTGAAATCTGATTCGGGACGCATACTAGCTACAGAATTTTCTTCATTGGCTACCAATTGAGGGGGGGGCTGAATATTGGCTTCATCTTGAGTAGATACCTCGATGTTTTCCTGCTCATCAGCACCCTGCAACTCATACCCATCCAGCGATCTGACAGATTGTTCACCATTTTCCTGCCTAACATCTTCGTCAACACGGGTTATAGCCCGTACCGCATCCTTCTTAAAGTTCTCCAGAGAAGGTCTTTCGTTGACGCGTACCTCTTCAGTCATATATTATTTCAGTAGTGTTTTTAAGTAAATGCATGCACAAAAAAAATCTGTCTCCTAATAATACCAAACCTGTTTAGATCGGTCGATTTTCCTCAGTTTTGTTGCGTGGCAAAGGTCTATGTTCTTTAAATTTCAGTTCAATATATTTTGGCCGTTCTCATATAACTAAACTGAGTATGTCGGATAACGATATTACATTGGAACATGGTTTTCTCACACGTGACTTTAAGCCACGTTAGTTTTACAAGGGTGACGTAAAAGGATCGTGTATTACGATGTTGTATTATCAACATCCGATTATCTAATATGAACAAACGAGATCCTTGGACTATATAGAACAGGAGTGCATAATTTACTAGGGCTCTTGCTCAACTCACATATAACAGTCGACTTAGCTTAATGTAGGAATTTTCGCAGCATAATAGTCGGTTGTTTGCATACAGAACATTCTAATGTCTACTGGACGATATGACATAGTTTTTAATCGTAAACCAAGGAAAAAGAACTATACTCTGCTTAGTTAATATGAACAGTAATATTTTGATGTATAGAGAGCACTGTCTGTTGTCATTTTTTTTACAATTTAATTCAGTGTGTCGTTCCGCATGATGAGTTTTTTTTACTGCATTGCATGTAAAAATTTTTATGAACCTTTCATACTCTATTATCTTCGATGAAGTATTCTTAAGTAACTGTGGAACAATTGTAAAAATCGAGTTGCAACTCAATGTCTGAACCTAATCAAACTGGCGGTCAAGGCCAACAGCAGCAGAATCAGCAAAGCCAACAGAGCCAACAACCGAACTACAACCAATACTACAACCAACAAGGATATTATCCAGGTTACCCTCAATACAACCAGCAAGGGGGGTACCAAGTATATCAGCAATATAACCAGCAATATAACCAACAAGGGTACCAGGCCTATCAGTCATACAGTCACCAAGGTTATAATGCTAATCAAAACAAGAACAATAACAACAACTACCATAAATatcaacaacaacaacaacaacaacagcaacaacgAGCTGGTTACCAGGCATATCAACCATACAATCctcaacaacaacagcaacaacatCCAATTGCTTACCAGCAATACCAACCATATAACCCTCAGCAACAGACTCAAGGTGTTTCCCTGAATAACTTTGAAGCAAATGCTGCCCCCAAGCCCAAGAAAACCTTGAAGTTAGCATCAACTTCGGGCATTAAGTTGGTTGGCGCGAAAAAACCTGTTGTGGAAAAGGAAGAGTCCAATAAGGGCGATGAGAAGAAGCAGAGTAAGCCTGCTGACTCCTCAACTCAAGCAGAGAAAAAAGAGTCCTTGCCAAAGATGGAAGAGCTAAAGATAGCGGAGGAAAAGCAAGCCCCTTCTAATTCTGAAAAATCCGATGTCTCTCTAAATATTACTTCTGTGGATGCATTGATTAAGGAGCAAGAAGATGAGgttgatgaagatgttgTAAAAGACATGTACGGTGGTAAAGACCATGTCTCTATAATATTCATGGGCCATGTCGATGCTGGTAAGTCCACCATGGGTGGTAACTTATTGTATTTAACAGGATCTGTAGATAAGAGAACTGTTGAGAAATACGAAAGGGAGGCAAAAGAAGCTGGGAGACAAGGTTGGTACTTGTCTTGGATCATGGATACGAACAAGGAAGAGAGAAACGATGGTAAGACAATTGAAGTTGGTAAATCCTATTTTGAAACAGAGAAAAGGCGCTATACAATTTTGGATGCTCCGGGCCATAAGATGTACGTTTCTGAAATGATCGGTGGTGCTTCTCAGGCAGATATAGGTATCCTGGTTATATCTGCAAGAAAAGGTGAGTATGAAACAGGTTTTGAAAGGGGTGGTCAAACCCGTGAACATGCCTTGTTGGCTAAAACTCAAGGTGTGAATAAGATGGTGGTTGTTGTTAACAAGATGGATGACCCAACTGTTAATTGGGATCAAGAGCGTTTCAAGCAGTGCGTAAACAATGTTTCGAACTTCTTAAAGGCTATTGGTTATAATGTTAAGGATGATGTAATGTTCATGCCCGTTTCTGGTTACACTGGTGCAGGTTTGAAGGACCGCGTAAAGAAAGATGAATGTCCATGGTACAATGGACCATCCTTGTTGGAATACTTAGATGAAATGAAGCATGTTGATCGTTTTGTTAATGCACCATTTATGTTGCCAATTGCGGGTAAGATGAAAGACATGGGTACTGTAGTAGAAGGTAAAATTGAATCCGGGCACATCTCTAAGGGTAGCCATACATTGCTAATGCCAAACAAGATTCCTGTAGAGATTTTAGGCATCCAAAATGAAACAGAACAGGAAGTTAATATTGCAGTTTGTGGTGAGCAAGTTCGTTTGAGATTAAAGGGTGTTGAGGAAGAAGACATTTCTGCAGGTTTTGTTCTTACTTCCCCAAAAAATCCTATTAAAAATGTCACTAGATTCGTTGCACAAATCGCCATTGTTGAGTTGAAGTCTATTATGTCCGCTGGTTTCTCCTGTGTTATGCACGTACATACAGCGATCGAGGAGGTCACAATCACCAGGTTATTGCATAAGTTAGAGAAGGGAACCAACAGAAAATCAAAAAAAGCACCAGCCTTTGCTAAGAAGGGAATGAAAATCATTGCGGTACTAGAAACAGAGGAGCCAGTATGTGTTGAAACTTATGAAGATTACCCACATCTAGGTAGATTTACACTTAGAGACCAAGGTATCACTATTGCAATTGGTAAAATTGTTAAGCTTTTGGAGTAAGAATTCTATTTAAGTACTAAACAGAAAGGGCAATATTAACATTATAGTGTTCTTGTGGATGATAAGCGGCTGTTATACTTCAATTAACCGTAAAAATCGCAGAGTTTTTCAAATATACTTATTAAACTTTCTACACCTTCAATGACGTTTTCATCATATCCCATACCTTTAGCAAGTGTAGAGTGAGCAAAATCTATTAAAGACATGGAACTTAATGGTGCAACAAATGCATCTGCATCATCCTCGCCATCTTCACTATCGGTATCGATGAAATCACTGCGAAGGATGCAATCTTTATCATTTACCTTATCCCAGCGTGAAGGATCCCCTTCGTAAATAAAGAGCAGACTGGTTGAATACATGCGCACTTCTTCATCTAATATGGTGTTGAAGAAAAGCTGTAGCCTTTCCTTAAAAATACGCGCTAACTGGAACCGCCTAGAAGCAGAAAGCTTATCGTTTCCAAAATATAACTTAAATGCATCCAATATGTTTTCCAGCGTTCTAGTACTACCGTACCGCCCTTTTATAAGAATATAGCCGTCTTCCTTCACTTCATAGAAATCCTGTTCTATATTTGTCAGAGAATTTCTTTCGATCGTCATCCCACATATTCTGATGCCTAAGCTGCCAGAGGTAGTATTTTTACTGACTGATTTTAATCGTGTCTTCTTTTCCTCTGACGCGTTTTGATCATGCAGGATTTTTCCAAGCTTTATATCGAGAACGTTAGGTTTATTGAACCCATATAAAAGGTTTTCAAGAACGATGTACTTTTTATCGACTTTCGGTAGATGTGCATTGTTAAGTAGGTGTTCAGGAACCTCTCCATCCTGTAAGAAAGTTATACTTTCAGAAGCCGGTACATTTTGTACACCTTGAATTAGAGTCCCAATAAATCTGGGCATCCAAATAGCTAAGGAGAGATCATTTGTTGGTAATTCTTTCGTTGCTTGTATTGACGTATAGAAATCTGCTTCCTGTGGAACAGTAGGCTTAAATAACAGTTTTCCCTCCGTATCCACTAATGGACCAGCATGACCAGCAGCTTGGTATTTCAACTTCTGGTATTCCATTGCATAAAGCTGATGTGTACATTTGACTAAGTTATTAAATTTTGGTTACGTTAATAAAACCATTAAACATAAAAACTTCTAGGCAACAAGTCACGTGCTCAAACATACGGACTCCAATGCTGCAACTTAATACCTAAATCATATATGTAATTGTGATATACATGAACAGATAAATACGTGTTATATTGAGTTCCGAAAAGGATATTAAGTGTAGATATTAATAGCTTAATTTATCACGCCCATCTACCCAGAAGTGCCATTGATCCTGCACCTAGACACATTAAACCAAAACCATACATCATACGGCGGAAACCTCCTTCACCCTTAAATGAGTTAGAAAATAAGAACTCATGTGCCATTAGTTCCACTAGCCCtgtatatattaaaatacCCGCCGATAATGAATCGAAAACACCACTCACGATTTTGGCTGTTCTAGACGCAGGGTCATACGTAGACTTAACACCAAGTCCTATTGCAGTAGCAAGTGGAGTTGAAATAGCAAACCCAGCAGCTAATACCCATGGCGTTATCGCCCTTCTAGACCATTTGGCTTCAGCTATACGAGCGCCCAACCCCAAACCTTCGAAGAACTGGTGAAATACTAATACAACAAATAGAGTAACATATTCGTTGCTTGCGGTTACTGCAAGCACCAAACCGACTAACACAGAGTGGAATATAATACCAAACTCAAGGATAAATAATGCTATCAATTGATTAAAGTACTGCTCCTTCTCCATATCATTAGCTTTAGAATTTGCTTGTTCCACATCTTGGTGGAAATCGTCATGACCAAAGTGTTGTTCACCAGGAAGTGACCCTGTATGACCTGCTGAGACATCTGTCCTAGGGGAAGCCTGTGCAGGCTCGCCTTCTTTCTTAATACTCTCATCATCAGATAGCAAATTGCTTGAATGAGTTGCTTTGTGAACATAATGATGAGTGATTATTTCAACAAAGAACAAACTGAACAATGACATCATGCAAATACCAAGTGCCCAAGGATAATCTTCAAAAGTACCACCTAAACATTCTCCACTTAGAGTATCTATCGCGGGATCTAATAAATGAATAAAACCAGTAGCTACAATCACACCCGAGCCAAAGAACTTTGCAATGAAGAAACACCAACTTGGAAAACGGACGAATGAATACTTGGATGATAAAACTGGGAAGTATGAACCAAGTGCAGAAGCGGCTAGGATAACGAAAATTGAGGCTACACGGAGTCCATCATTTCCATCGTATTCGTTTCCGTCACCGCAATGGCCATGTGAATGAACTTCTCCTTCAAGGCTGAGTTGGTCATGGTCATGATCATGGTCATCATTGTCTTCCCTCCGCAGTAAAGCGTGCGCAATCGAAACTATATCTAGGTCAGTCATTATGCGAATGTTTGAAGTCTTTTCTTTCTTATTACGACTGGTGATATGGTATAGATGTGTGAATGAATTTCGGGCAAAACCACAAGACAAGATCTATAAATAAGCCTTTTATATTTCAAACGGTTTGAAGCAATCTGTGTCTTCCCTCCTTGGACCTAACCCTAACGGTAGATTACTGGTATTCGGAATAGTGGAAGCTGTTCTACCACTTCAGTATGCAATGATAAGGTAAACAATGGTTTCTTTGCCTTAACGGTAACCTGAAGAACGTTAAATGTTGTAACACTTTAATGCTATGATAAGGTAAACAATACTTTCATTGCCTTAACTGTAACCTAAAGTACAGtaaattgaaaaaaaaatcttGCAGAGTTTTATACCCTGAAGGTCATGGAACTCCCAAGGTTAAAATTCTTTAGAAGTAGTCCCACCTTTCTTTAACTTGAAAGTGACTAACTTTACGCGCGGATTTGTCTGTGAGAATTGCCTGAGATTACATTATGTTTAAATATATTCACTGTAAAGGTTATCCGTAAAAATGGGATTTCACGACAAGTTATCACAGTACACgttaaaaaattttcatgAAGCGATCGCTGGTTAAATTGGAATTACGATAATAGACCCTTAGCATAATTAAGAACGAATTCGAATTATGTAAACCTAGGTACTCCGTCCATCCCTATATTGGGATCTAAGTAAAATTTAGATGGTTAGATCTGATTTTCACCGGAAATCTACTAAAAAGGAAACTATCATTCTCCTTCAAAGCAATGCGATACATTCTCAATAAGTACTAACTCAAGGAACGATAATACAATTAtgctcttttctgcttcacgtgttgtgcgttctaccttatatgctgctgttttcctatgtctttcggttgcggccatatctaccagaaagcaccgtttcccgtccgatcaactgtagttaagctggtaagagcctgaccgagtagtgtagtgggtgaccatacgcgaaactcaggtgctgcaatcttttttcttttttttaaacaggaacaaaaaaaaaaacctggtctttcttgccattgattcctcaatactatatactactactactacacgcaggtcacctctgagtgtggcgtacattctttaattttttttttttttaaacagagagttatatatgaaaaaaaaaaattaaaataaaataaaataaaataaaatgaaataaaaataaaaaaatacttctccttctttactctacattttcgaacagcaatctcaaaccacaatgcacacgatccagcttccttgtatatagatatgtagctgcaggagagagagagagacacacacacagggtggacattatatctatcatctctctttttgccctatgtagagagtccctcccccaccaggtggggggtaacgtacagtatcacctagctctctcttttaaaaaaaacttaaaactactgctcattccccacattaagctcggtgcaggttttagtctgcccttgggtctcttaccttactttcgccaaagaaaaaaaattctttgaaagacaaaaaattactttgcacaaccgcgtccctgtattaagctcagttaccagtcaaaatactttgaaaaaaaaaaaacacacgcaaggtgagagagagcaaacagaaagctagatagataaaaaattaccgaccataacacataataataatcattatatatatatatatatatatatctacaaattacattgaacacttaataccgtgttacccggccttatttgtaaacagaattctattctagagcctgctcctgcagactctaaactagaaaaacaaatcagacaacgaaggcttaatctcagcagatcgtaacaacaaggctactctactgcttacaataccctgttgtacatctaagtcgtatacaaatgatttatcctcgcgcagtatgacattgcaattcgccggcaagcacccaagacctttccgtcaagagcaccagtgccagcctgctatggttcagcgatgctaaaagcaccttattcgtacacatctataatgtgcgagacaaagaaatcatcgctttctagcatggattctgacttagaggcgttcagccataatccagcggatggtagcttcgcggcaatgcccggtcggacagccgcaaaaaccaattatccgaatgaactgttcctctcgtactaagttcaattactattgcgataacattcatcagtagggtaaaactaacctgtctcacgacggtctaaacccagctcacgttccctattagtgggtgaacaatccaacgcttaccgaattctgcttcggtatgataggaagagccgacatcgaagaatcaaaaagcaatgtcgctatgaacgcttgactgccacaagccagttatccctgtggtaacttttctggcacctctagcctcaaactccgaggaactaaaggatcgataggccacactttcatggtttgtattcacactgaaaatcaaaatcaaggggacttttacccttttgttctactggagatttctgttctccatgagtcccccttaggacatctgcgttatcgtttaacagatgtgccgccccagccaaactccccacctgacaatgtcttcaacccggatcagcccgtataggaccttgaaagctagaacgtggaaagagttttccagctccgcttaattgaataagtaaagaaactataaaggtagtggtatttcactggcgccgaagctcccacttattctacaccctctatgtctcttcacaatgtcaaactagagtcaagctcaacagggtcttctttccccgctgattctgccaagcccgttcccttggctgtggtttcgctagatagtagatagggacagtgggaatctcgttaatccattcatgcgcgtcactaattagatgacgaggcatttggctaccttaagagagtcatagttactcccgccgtttacccgcgcttggttgaatttcttcactttgacattcagagcactgggcagaaatcacattgcgtcaacatcactttctgaccatcgcaatgctatgttttaattagacagtcagattccccttgtccgtaccagttctaagttgatcgttaattgtagcaagcgacgaccaaaaatggtctaccaaggccgtctacgacagagcacgcaagcagtccgttcaacaggagtaaacccccgaggaacagaccacaagcacgctcgccgcgtctgaccaaggccctcactacccgatccttagagccaatccttatcccgaagttacggatctattttgccgacttcccttatctacattattctatcaactagaggctgttcaccttggagacctgctgcggttatcagtacgacctggcatgaaaactattccttcctgtggattttcaagggccgtcgtaagcgcaccggacccagcatagatgctgggctcttccagccataagaccctatctccggataaaccaattccagggtgataagctgttaagaagaaaagataactcctcccagggctcacgccgacgtctccacactcagttacgttaccgtgaagaatccatatccaggttccggaatattaaccggattccctttcgatggtggcctggaaaatcaggcctttgaaacggagcttccccatctcttaggatcgactaacccacgtccaactgctgttgacgtggaacctttccccacttcagtcttcaaagttctcatttgaatatttgctactaccaccaagatctgcactagaggccgttcgacccagctttacagcctaggcttcgtcactgacctccacgcctgcctactcgtcagggcatcatatctaccctgacggtggagtataggtaacacgcttgagcgccatccattttcagggctagttcattcggccggtgagttgttacacactccttagcggattccgacttccatggccaccgtccggctgtctagatgaactaacaccttttgtggtgtctgatgagcgtgtattccggcaccttaactccacgatcggttcatcccgcatcgccagttctgcttaccaaaaatggcccactaaaagctcttcattcaaatgtccacgttcaattaagcaacaaggacttcttacatatttaaagtttgagaataggtcaaggtcatttcaaccccggtacctctaatcattcgctttacctcataaaactgatacgagcttctgctatcctgagggaaacttcggcaggaaccagctactagatggttcgattagtctttcgcccctatacccaaattcgacgatcgatttgcacgtcagaaccgctacgagcctccaccagagtttcctctggcttcaccctattcaggcatagttcaccatctttcgggtcccaacagctatgctcttactcaaatccatccgaagacatcaggatcggtcgatgatgcacccctaagggccctcacctacgttcactttcattacgcgtacgggttttacacccaaacactcgcatagacgttagactccttggtccgtgtttcaagacgggcggcatttaaccattatgccagcatccttggccgaagccgcagtcctcaatcccggttggcagtatgacctaaggctataacacttcctccgaagagaaagccacattccaaagggtttatgctaccaccaaaactgatgctggcccagtgagctgcggtgaacccacccacgaggggtaagtgccgcgaaaacaccatggctgatcaaatgcccttccctttcaacaatttcacgtactttt
The Eremothecium sinecaudum strain ATCC 58844 chromosome II, complete sequence DNA segment above includes these coding regions:
- the SUP35 gene encoding translation termination factor GTPase eRF3 (Syntenic homolog of Ashbya gossypii AGL145W; Syntenic homolog of Saccharomyces cerevisiae YDR172W (SUP35)); the protein is MSEPNQTGGQGQQQQNQQSQQSQQPNYNQYYNQQGYYPGYPQYNQQGGYQVYQQYNQQYNQQGYQAYQSYSHQGYNANQNKNNNNNYHKYQQQQQQQQQQRAGYQAYQPYNPQQQQQQHPIAYQQYQPYNPQQQTQGVSLNNFEANAAPKPKKTLKLASTSGIKLVGAKKPVVEKEESNKGDEKKQSKPADSSTQAEKKESLPKMEELKIAEEKQAPSNSEKSDVSLNITSVDALIKEQEDEVDEDVVKDMYGGKDHVSIIFMGHVDAGKSTMGGNLLYLTGSVDKRTVEKYEREAKEAGRQGWYLSWIMDTNKEERNDGKTIEVGKSYFETEKRRYTILDAPGHKMYVSEMIGGASQADIGILVISARKGEYETGFERGGQTREHALLAKTQGVNKMVVVVNKMDDPTVNWDQERFKQCVNNVSNFLKAIGYNVKDDVMFMPVSGYTGAGLKDRVKKDECPWYNGPSLLEYLDEMKHVDRFVNAPFMLPIAGKMKDMGTVVEGKIESGHISKGSHTLLMPNKIPVEILGIQNETEQEVNIAVCGEQVRLRLKGVEEEDISAGFVLTSPKNPIKNVTRFVAQIAIVELKSIMSAGFSCVMHVHTAIEEVTITRLLHKLEKGTNRKSKKAPAFAKKGMKIIAVLETEEPVCVETYEDYPHLGRFTLRDQGITIAIGKIVKLLE
- a CDS encoding HBR116Cp (Syntenic homolog of Ashbya gossypii AGL143C; Non-syntenic homolog of Saccharomyces cerevisiae YLR130C (ZRT2) and YGL255W (ZRT1)) — encoded protein: MTDLDIVSIAHALLRREDNDDHDHDHDQLSLEGEVHSHGHCGDGNEYDGNDGLRVASIFVILAASALGSYFPVLSSKYSFVRFPSWCFFIAKFFGSGVIVATGFIHLLDPAIDTLSGECLGGTFEDYPWALGICMMSLFSLFFVEIITHHYVHKATHSSNLLSDDESIKKEGEPAQASPRTDVSAGHTGSLPGEQHFGHDDFHQDVEQANSKANDMEKEQYFNQLIALFILEFGIIFHSVLVGLVLAVTASNEYVTLFVVLVFHQFFEGLGLGARIAEAKWSRRAITPWVLAAGFAISTPLATAIGLGVKSTYDPASRTAKIVSGVFDSLSAGILIYTGLVELMAHEFLFSNSFKGEGGFRRMMYGFGLMCLGAGSMALLGRWA
- the ARG82 gene encoding inositol polyphosphate multikinase (Syntenic homolog of Ashbya gossypii AGL144C; Syntenic homolog of Saccharomyces cerevisiae YDR173C (ARG82)), whose translation is MEYQKLKYQAAGHAGPLVDTEGKLLFKPTVPQEADFYTSIQATKELPTNDLSLAIWMPRFIGTLIQGVQNVPASESITFLQDGEVPEHLLNNAHLPKVDKKYIVLENLLYGFNKPNVLDIKLGKILHDQNASEEKKTRLKSVSKNTTSGSLGIRICGMTIERNSLTNIEQDFYEVKEDGYILIKGRYGSTRTLENILDAFKLYFGNDKLSASRRFQLARIFKERLQLFFNTILDEEVRMYSTSLLFIYEGDPSRWDKVNDKDCILRSDFIDTDSEDGEDDADAFVAPLSSMSLIDFAHSTLAKGMGYDENVIEGVESLISIFEKLCDFYG